The nucleotide window GGAGTGCTCACTGCCGTGCTCCTTATTTTTGGAGAAATTTTGCCTAAATCCCTCGCCACCACTTACGCCAAGACCATCGGTCCCGCCTTTGCACCTCCACTCTACGTCATTGGCATACTCCTCACGCCATTCATTGTTGTTTTAGATTTTTTGGTGAACACCATGCTCAAGCTATTTGGTGCCCAACACCACATTCAAGTGACGGATGAAGAACTCATCGCCATGGCATCCATTGGCGCGGAGGAAGGCAGCATTGATCACCAAGAACTTGAACTCATCGAAAACGTGCTTGAATTCAACGACATCCGTGCCGAAGAAATCATGACCCCCCGTGTGCACATCGATGCACTGCCCGAAACCCATCATCTCGACGATGCCACCGAATTCGTGGTCGCCCACACCCACACTCGCATTCCTATTTACCGCGACAACATCGATCATATTGTGGGCATTCTTTCCATCAAAACCTTGCTCAAATCCTACCACGAAGAAGAAGAACCCGAGTCCGTCAGCTTGCGTCAAATAGACCTTATGACACCGCTCAAATTGCCCGAGAGCATCCACGTAAAAGACCTCTTTCATCAATTCAAAAAGAAGCGCCAACACATGGCCATTTTGCTGGATGAATTTGGCGGCACAGCAGGGCTCATCACCATGGAAGATCTTTTGGAAGAACTGGTGGGGGACATCGAAGACGAACAAGATTTAGACGAAGAAAACATCAAAAAAATCGCCCCCGACGAATACGAACTTTCGGGCCGCACCGAACTCGACGACATCATGGAGCTCACCGAACTCGAATTCAAACACCCCGAATATAAAACCGTCAGCTTCCTCATCATGGACACACTCGGCTACCTCCCTCGCGAAGGTCAAAGCATCACGGTGGGCAACTGGCAATTCACCGTCAAACAAATGCTCCGCAGCACCATCCTCAAGGTGACCTTGAAGAAGTTGAGTTAAGCCTACCGCTGTACTGTTAAAGGCGTCCCAATTTCTGTGAACTCGTACATCTTCACGGCATCGTCAGGCAAGGTGCGAATGCATCCGTGACTCACCGGAATTCCAATGTGATTCCACGCTTCGGACCAAAAGGTTCCCCCATCATTGGCCAAGTAAGGCAGGGCATGGATTCCATAACCGCGCCAATCCCACAGTTGAAAATAAGGCATGCGATAGTGAGGCCATTTAGCCCCAATGCGCAGTTCTTGCTTGGTCAAAATTTCATAATTGCCGGTGGGGGTGGGCGTGTCCCAAGCCCCGGAAGAAATTTGCATGCTCCACACGGTTTTTTCTCCAAAGCGAGCACGCATCATTTGGTCGGAAAGGTCGATGAGCAAGTTGCGTTCCAAACCTTCCAATTCAGAAACCGCCAAAGATTCATCCACCACAAAGTTGAGATTGGCCTTCATGCTTTCAGTCGGGGTTCCCACGGGAATGTCCACGGCAAAAATTTCTCCAATCCAAGCCTGACCTTCCACGACGGGTTGAAAAAATTCACGATAAATATCGTCCTTGGCGGGAGCAATGCTTTCAAAACGCACATGAAAACTTTGCCCGGGATCGGCATAGGGGTCGTCCATGGCAATGCGAGTGCCACTGGTCCAGCCGGCCAAAGCCGATTCAGGTGCTGAAAACAAGCTGATGCGATCTTGTTGCTTTTGGGTGCCCACACTGAGCATAGGCACGTTGACGCAGCCGCTGTTCCAAGAGAAAAGACGAGTGTCTCCGGTGTTTTTAAATATCATGTCCACGGCCAGCACGCCACCTTGAGGCACATCTTGGCTCACCGAAAGCGATTCAAGTTCCACATTGTATTGAGGGAGTTCAGGAGTTTGATAGTCACAATAAGTCCATTCCCCTGTTTTTTCAGGAGCATCTTTCATTTCCATCTCAAGCCCCGTGCTCACTTCCTCGGTCTCTCCTCCACGAAAAATAGAGGCACTCAACGTGGCGTGATTCATCAGCCCGATGCTGAGCGTCCCTATAAAGAAAGCGGAGGAAAAGAGGACGGTCAGAATAGGACGTTGGAGTTTCATATTTTTGTTTTTGAAGAAATCTCAGAATTATAACAGAAAAAAGAAGGCATGTCAAAAGTTCTTGCTTAACCTGTACAAGAACCATCCCCCTCTAGCGCTCCAACAGTTTTTGCAGTTCCTGCTTAAAGCTCTCCACGTCTTTGAATTGCCTGTAAACGGAGGCAAATCGAATGTAAGAAACCTCATCAATCATTTTAAGGGCATGCATCACATCGCGCCCAATGATGTCGCCCGGCACCTCCTTTCCGCTGGCGCTCCACACCTCTTCCAGGCCATCGATCATATGCGAAATGCGCTCTTGCGTCACGGGGCGTTTTTCACACGCTCGCCACACGCCGCGCTCCACTTTATCGCGGTCATAACTTTCACGTGATCCATCCTTTTTAATCACAATAAAATTCGCCGTCTCCACTTTTTCAAAGGTGGTGAAGCGATGTTCGCATTTTTCACATTCTCGGCGCCTTCGAATGGATCGACCCTCGTTGGCTTCACGAGAGTCCACTACAGAAGTGCTTTTGTGTTTGCATTTAGGACAAATCATCAGCTTAAATAGTGTCATGTTCATGGGTTTCACACAAGAGGAGCTGATCCAAATCGCCATCATGGTCGGCCTCGCCGCCCTGCCTGCGCTCATTTGGTCTTACGTGATCTTCAAAGGCCGCCGCACCTCTCGCGGGCCGCTACTCCTGGCCTTCTTTTTGGGCACGCTCACCGTGGTGCCACTCATTTTGCTTTACGACTACCTTTGGGTTTGGTTCCCCGACCTGGACGTTTACCGCGTGATTTCCGAAAACATCGGCGAAGCCCACATCGCGGCGCTAATAACCCTGCTGGTGGTGGGCATTTTAGAGGAATGGGTGAAAAGCGGAGTCGTTCGCACCATCGATAAAACCAAAATCGGCATTCAAACCATCAATGATGCGGTCAAATATTCCATTTTAGCGGGACTCGGCTTTGCTTTCACCGAAAACATCTTTTACTTTTATGGCATCTGGCAAGCCTCCGGCAATGTCGGAGAATTTTTATTTCCCGTGATTTTCCGTTCCATTTTCACCGTCTGTGGACACATGGTTTTTTCAGGAATTTTCGGCTATTTCTACGGCATCGCTAAATTTGCTAAACCCATTTTAGAGACAAATCTTTATCTGGGTGAAAAAAATCGCAGCATTTACATCCTTTCTAAAATTCTGGGCACCGACGAGGCATCTGCTTTCAAACAATGGACTCAACTCAAGGGTCTGCTCATCGCCATGGCGATTCATACCGCCTTTAATTTTGCCCTCGAATTCAGCCAGTTCTTGCCCGTAATCCTCATCGTGGGACTCGGCTTCGCCTACTTGCTTTACCTGCTGGCGCATAAGGCCGGGAACATTGTTTTTTCAGCCAGCGGCAGCAGTGCCAGCATGGCCAAGCGCGATGTGGATGTGGTTTTAGAACTGCTCGGTATGTGGTCTCGCGAAGGCCGCCACAAAGACGTGGTCGACATCTGCCAACGCCTCCTCATGCGCGACCCAGACAACAAAGTGGTGCAACTCTTCCAAGCCAAGGCCATGGACAAGCAAAAGTTAGACAATTTGGAAAACTCCTTTTCTTCGCTCTTCAAAACTCAAGACGCCCAAATGGAAGACACCAGCATGCGTGCCCTCATCAAGCAAAAAGTGCTCATTGAAATGCTCAAAGAAAAACAGGCCCCTCAAAGCACCCCTGCCGTGACTCCTCTTCCACCGCCCCCTTCAAACGGACCCAAAATTCCCACCATTCCTAAGCCTCGCTAGCAAAACCGTCCGTCATGCCCGCAATGTAATCCCTAAGCTCTTCTGGAGGCTTCCCTTCCGCAATGCCTTTTTTAAACAAGGTACGAATCGTTTCTTGTCCTTTTTTAGAGAGTTCCAAAACCGTGGGATGGAAGTAGAGTCGCGTCATCAAAAAGTTCTTGAGTTCCACATTGGCCTGACTCATTTTTTCCGAAAAACACAGCAGCGGCAGAGGGCATGCATAAACATCTTTTAAGGTTTGAATCGACTGCGTCGCCAAGCGCCGCGAAGTTTCTTCCGCAAGGTCTGCAATCATCAGACTGATCATTTTACTCACCGTGCGAGACCAGCGGATTTTTTCATCTGCAATCGAGCCATATTCTTTCAAAACACGGTCTTGTGCCTCCTTCCACAGCACCAAGTCTTGCAAATCTTTTTCTTCAAAAAGGCCACTGCGCAGCCCATCATCCACATCATGATTTTGATAGGCAATTTCATCTCCAAAATTCACAATTTGTGCCTCGAGCGAAGGTCTCACCCAGTTCATATCTCCAGCCTGCTCTACAGCCGAGGCCGGATGATCCCAAGAAGTTTCGTGTTTCATGAGCCCTTCAATCACTTCGCGACTCAGGTTGAGTCCGCGCCAATGAGGGTAAGAGTCCTCCAGTTCTTCTACAATGCGCCGGCTTTGACGATTGTGCTCGAACTCCAGTCCGTAAGGCCGCAGGCATTCATCCAAAGCCTGTTCACCGGCGTGTCCAAACGGGGTGTGCCCAAGGTCGTGCGCCAGGGAAACGGCCTCTGCCAAATCTTCATTCAGTCCCAACATGCGTGCCAAATCTCGCGACACCTGAGCCACTTCCAAACTATGCGAAAGCCGCGTGCGATAATGGTCGCCATAGTGCGCCACAAACACTTGAGTTTTGCCCTTCAAACGACGGAAAGCCTTACAATGAATAATGCGATCTCTGTCTTTTTGAAAAGGCAATCGCTGAACATCTTCAGGTTCAGGATGAGCCCGCCCGCGCGATTCTTTACTCAAAACCGCATACGGTTTCAACACGCGGGCTTCGTTTTGGGCCAAGTCTTGAGCAGAAAGAATCATAGCCTCATTTTAGAGGCTATCTCAAAAAAAAGGGAGAGCACTCATCGATGAAATTTCCGATGCACCTCCTTCAGCCGCTCATTGGTGGAGTGCGTATAAATTTGCGTGGTGGTAATAGAAGCGTGCCCCAGCATTTCTTGCACGCTGCGAATATCCGCTCCATTGTGCAAAAGTTCCGTCGCAAAAGAGTGGCGCAAAAGGTGGGGAGTCACTCGTTTTCCAATGCCAGCTAAGCGTCCGGTTCGCCGCGCCATATCTTGCACGCTGCAGGCCGTGAGCCGTCTTTTTTCGCCCAGGCCCAATTCTTGATCCTCCCGATTTCTCCCAAAACTGATGAACAAAGGTTCCCAATTGTCTGAACGTTTGGACAAATAAGTCTTGAGGTATTCCACGCAGCGCTCCGACAAAAACACCAGTCGAGCCTTTCGCCCTTTTCCACGCACCGTGAATTCCATCCGCTGCAAATCCACCTGGGAGCGGTTCAAGCTCACCAATTCTGAAACGCGCAAACCTGTCGAATACAAAGTCTCGAGCATGGCCCTGTCGCGCAATACGGCCAAATCTTGCAATTGTCCGCGCCGCCCGTCGGCGCTTTCTCGCCCCACTCCCACCGCGGCAAAAAGCCGCTCCACTTCATCACGCGTCAAAAAATCCACCACCCGCTCAGGAATCCTTTTGAGGTCTATTTTTTCAGGAGCCAAAGTCGGAATGTCTTGCTTCACCAAATACTTTAAAAAAGCGCGCAGCGCAATCAAGTGATAATCCTGAGTTTTGACCGACAAACTCCGCCCCCGTGCATCCTCAAAACGGTTTAAAAAAACTTGATAATGCCTTACATCATCCAAACGCAAATCCGCTGGAAAACGCCCTGCATCTTCGCCAGAAAAATCCACAAAACGCTGCAAATAATGATGATAATTTTCAATGGTTTTTTTGGACTTATTTTCGGCCACTTCCAAATGTTCCAAAAAACGAGCGATCAATCTTTGCAATTCACTGTTCATTGCAGCAGTTCATAAAGCACCTGGGCCGCTTCACGGCGGGTCACCATTTGCGTGGGATAAAAATAAGGCCCTTCCACAAAACCGTGGGTGTGAGCATAATAAGCCCCTTCTTCGTACCACACCTCAGCCTTAACATCGGAATACACTGCTTCTGTTTCGGAGGATTTAAAAGTCGTATCCAAGCGTTTAAGCATCGTGA belongs to Candidatus Peregrinibacteria bacterium and includes:
- the nrdR gene encoding transcriptional repressor NrdR → MICPKCKHKSTSVVDSREANEGRSIRRRRECEKCEHRFTTFEKVETANFIVIKKDGSRESYDRDKVERGVWRACEKRPVTQERISHMIDGLEEVWSASGKEVPGDIIGRDVMHALKMIDEVSYIRFASVYRQFKDVESFKQELQKLLER
- a CDS encoding deoxyguanosinetriphosphate triphosphohydrolase encodes the protein MILSAQDLAQNEARVLKPYAVLSKESRGRAHPEPEDVQRLPFQKDRDRIIHCKAFRRLKGKTQVFVAHYGDHYRTRLSHSLEVAQVSRDLARMLGLNEDLAEAVSLAHDLGHTPFGHAGEQALDECLRPYGLEFEHNRQSRRIVEELEDSYPHWRGLNLSREVIEGLMKHETSWDHPASAVEQAGDMNWVRPSLEAQIVNFGDEIAYQNHDVDDGLRSGLFEEKDLQDLVLWKEAQDRVLKEYGSIADEKIRWSRTVSKMISLMIADLAEETSRRLATQSIQTLKDVYACPLPLLCFSEKMSQANVELKNFLMTRLYFHPTVLELSKKGQETIRTLFKKGIAEGKPPEELRDYIAGMTDGFASEA
- a CDS encoding L,D-transpeptidase; the encoded protein is MKLQRPILTVLFSSAFFIGTLSIGLMNHATLSASIFRGGETEEVSTGLEMEMKDAPEKTGEWTYCDYQTPELPQYNVELESLSVSQDVPQGGVLAVDMIFKNTGDTRLFSWNSGCVNVPMLSVGTQKQQDRISLFSAPESALAGWTSGTRIAMDDPYADPGQSFHVRFESIAPAKDDIYREFFQPVVEGQAWIGEIFAVDIPVGTPTESMKANLNFVVDESLAVSELEGLERNLLIDLSDQMMRARFGEKTVWSMQISSGAWDTPTPTGNYEILTKQELRIGAKWPHYRMPYFQLWDWRGYGIHALPYLANDGGTFWSEAWNHIGIPVSHGCIRTLPDDAVKMYEFTEIGTPLTVQR
- a CDS encoding tyrosine-type recombinase/integrase, translated to MNSELQRLIARFLEHLEVAENKSKKTIENYHHYLQRFVDFSGEDAGRFPADLRLDDVRHYQVFLNRFEDARGRSLSVKTQDYHLIALRAFLKYLVKQDIPTLAPEKIDLKRIPERVVDFLTRDEVERLFAAVGVGRESADGRRGQLQDLAVLRDRAMLETLYSTGLRVSELVSLNRSQVDLQRMEFTVRGKGRKARLVFLSERCVEYLKTYLSKRSDNWEPLFISFGRNREDQELGLGEKRRLTACSVQDMARRTGRLAGIGKRVTPHLLRHSFATELLHNGADIRSVQEMLGHASITTTQIYTHSTNERLKEVHRKFHR
- a CDS encoding PrsW family intramembrane metalloprotease gives rise to the protein MGFTQEELIQIAIMVGLAALPALIWSYVIFKGRRTSRGPLLLAFFLGTLTVVPLILLYDYLWVWFPDLDVYRVISENIGEAHIAALITLLVVGILEEWVKSGVVRTIDKTKIGIQTINDAVKYSILAGLGFAFTENIFYFYGIWQASGNVGEFLFPVIFRSIFTVCGHMVFSGIFGYFYGIAKFAKPILETNLYLGEKNRSIYILSKILGTDEASAFKQWTQLKGLLIAMAIHTAFNFALEFSQFLPVILIVGLGFAYLLYLLAHKAGNIVFSASGSSASMAKRDVDVVLELLGMWSREGRHKDVVDICQRLLMRDPDNKVVQLFQAKAMDKQKLDNLENSFSSLFKTQDAQMEDTSMRALIKQKVLIEMLKEKQAPQSTPAVTPLPPPPSNGPKIPTIPKPR
- a CDS encoding HlyC/CorC family transporter; translation: MDPDLALVLILLVFSALTSACETALLSLTPAQVRTLVENQVKGAGYLAKLKQAHHKTLITILLLNNFLNVAVSAITTVVMTRLFDDAGIGIAMGVLTAVLLIFGEILPKSLATTYAKTIGPAFAPPLYVIGILLTPFIVVLDFLVNTMLKLFGAQHHIQVTDEELIAMASIGAEEGSIDHQELELIENVLEFNDIRAEEIMTPRVHIDALPETHHLDDATEFVVAHTHTRIPIYRDNIDHIVGILSIKTLLKSYHEEEEPESVSLRQIDLMTPLKLPESIHVKDLFHQFKKKRQHMAILLDEFGGTAGLITMEDLLEELVGDIEDEQDLDEENIKKIAPDEYELSGRTELDDIMELTELEFKHPEYKTVSFLIMDTLGYLPREGQSITVGNWQFTVKQMLRSTILKVTLKKLS